AGGAATATGCCCCCAGCGCGCCTTCTGAGTTTCTTCTGCTTCTTTCTGACAGGCCACCAAAAATGACACAGCACAGTTTATTTTCGGGAGTATGTATACCCTGAAGTTGGTAGAGGCACACAGAGAGCCAAACACCTTTGGTCATATCCATGTTACACTATGGCTACCAGATGCAGACAGTTTAGCTTGCATTAGCACGAGGGTCCGCACACTTTTTCTCTTCCAACCTTGTCTCCCCACTTTGCCTCCTTGTTCTGTATATAAGTGAACTAAATCACATAGGCCAAACCAACTCTTATGGTAGTCGCAAGCGAATGGAGACCATTTCATATCCTTGTTCTCCTCTTCTCTTCTTTCCTACACATGAAGAGAGTAGCTATTCACTATGGTCTCCTCAACTCACCCTCCATGAGAATGCCGCCATACCTGCTGATCCTTCTCCTGATGTAAGAGAAGATTGTGAGTTCTTTGACACCATTGCTATTGATTCTAGTGATTCCCATGACCAACATGCCTTTGATGTTGATGTGTCTACCCATTGTGATGAGAGATTTCTGTGCCAAGAGAGTGCTAACCTGGCAGCTATCCAAGATGAGCTCATGGAGGAGAACAGTTTAAGCGATCTCCTTCTCACTGGTGCAGATGCAGTTGAGGCTGGGGATTCAAGCCTTGCCTTGGCAGTGCTTTCAAAACTTCATGGCCTCCTGGCTGGCACCTGTGAGAATGCTGCAACCAACTCTTTCGGTCGCCTGGCCTACCACTTTGCCCAAGGCCTGCAATCCCGGATATCTGGTGCATGCTCTCCATGCTACCCGCCAGATCCATTGCAGTCTGGTATCATGTCAGCGCACCAGATGATACAAGAGCTATCGCCATATGTCAAGTTTGCACACTTCACCGCCAATCAAGCCATTCTAGATGCCACCATAAGCGACACGGATATTCATGTCATCGACTTCAACCTTGGTGAGGGCATACAGTGGCCATCGCTCATGTCAGACCTTGCTCGCCTTGGTGGCAAATCACTCCACCTTACAGCAATCATAACAGATGCTGTTTACCGCGACGACACTCATCAGACAGCTGCATGGCGTCTTTCGGAGTTTGCCGAGTCCTTGAACCTTCCCTTCCAGTACAACTCTCTCTGTGTACGCCATGAGGAGGACCTGGATGACTTCTCCAGGAACTGTGGAGGCTCAGTGGTTGTCTCATGTGACACAACCAATCTGTGTTACAGATCAAGTAGCAAGTTACAGATGCTACTACTTGGCTGTGTGAGGAAGTTACAACCCAAGTCAGTGGTGGTCATAGAAGAGGAGCTGGTCAGAATCGGAAAAGAGGCCTATTTATCCCAGGCCTCCTTTGTGGATTTCTTCTTTGAGGCATTGCACCATTTCACCACGGTGTTCGAGTCCCTGTCGAGCTGTTTCAGCAGTAGTAGCAACAACAGGGCGTGCCTGAGGCTTGTGGAGAAGGATATGGTGGGGCCAAAGATACAGGACTTCGTGGAGCACTACGGGTCCGTGACACCGGAGGCTGCTGGTGCTCCAAAGGCTTTGGAAGGGTTTACATCTTGTGAGCTGAGTGCTTGCAATATTGCTCAGGCTAGGATGCTGGTTGGGCTGTTCAATAGGAGCTTTGGGGTTGCGCATGAGAAGGGCAGGCTTCAGCTGTGCTGGAAGTCCAGACCTTTGATCTCTGTGTCTGTTTGGACTCCTGTATGAAAGGAAATGAGTTTGTGATTGTTTCATTAGGAGTAAATTTTCTTGTAAGAGTTTGCACtggagattttttttcttttttttggctgGAAGATTATTGTAGAATGCAAACTATTCAGTGCCAGAATTATATTAGATGTTTGGGTCGATTCTTCTGACTTTTATTATCAGGTTGGTATCAACTTTTTTTCTTGATCGGGCCATTCatccgtttttcattaagaggattgAATAAACGTCACACAGCCACAATCACGCAGTCACAACGGCGAGGAACCATTATGAGAGGTGACGGAAGGAACCTAGCTACTGGATTACAATACTGCGGCTACATGTTTCCTGAATTTTGCGACCAGATGGAGTGAGCTGAGGTTAGCGTTCGGTAACCAGCAGCCACCCAGTCGTCCGCCTCCGCGACCACCGCCCCGAGCAGTTCATGCATTCGCCGCGTCGTTCTCTGGAACGTCCTATTGTTCCGTTCCTTCCAGAGGCTCCAACAGACCAGCAGCAACAGTGAGTCGAAAGTCGAATTCGCCGACGAGTCGATCCTATCCCGTTGTCGCAGCCACCAGGAGGTGATTTCATCCGGTTCATCAGGGACTAGCGAGGACAACCCCAGCGGCGCCAGGAGGGAGAACCAGAGCTCCCGTGCGACCACACAGCCCAGAAACAAATGCTCCCCGGTCTCGGGCGCTTGACCACAGAGGGCACAAACATCATCATCTTGAAGGCCGTGTCTTTTCCGACGTTCACCAATCCAAAGAAGGCGATGCAGCGCAAGCCAGAAGAAGAATTTTACTTTAGGCGGCGCCTTCGTCTTCCAGAGCTCAGCCGCGCCTAGCAACGACGTGCAACCGTTGAAGAAGGCACGGTAGGACGACGAGGCTGAGTATTTCCCGTCTGGTGACCACTTCCAGACGAAACGGTCGACCTGCAACTGGTCAAGCACGACGTCGCGGAGGAGACGCCAGACCAGCAGGTACTGGCAGAGCACCTGAGTCGTTGGCGCCCCCACAATGTCCCTCGCCCACCGGTGCTGGAAAAGTCCGTCCCTCACTTATCTCTTCTTCCCTGCCCTGGAGACCGCCGCGAACAAGTCAGGAGCGAAGCGGCACAGTGGTCCGAACGGCGACCAGTTGTCGGTCCACAGCCTGGCTGAGGACCCATCCCCCAGAACGACGGACATGCTCACCGCGGCCATCGCGGTGACCGCGCGCTCTGGCCTCGCCGGCAGGCTGGCCCAGCAGCTTCCTGGCGCCGATCTGCTTAGCCATTCCCAACGCAGTCGCAGGGCAAACCCGAAGAAGCGCAAGTCAAGGATACCGAGACCACCGTAGCAAGTTGGTCGGCAGACCCTTGTCCATGCAAGTTTGCATTTGCCGCCAGTGGTGGTCTCGGCACCCGCCCACAGGAACGCACGCCTGCGCTTGTCAATCTGCTCGATCGCCCACGCCGATAGGCAGCAAGCAATACTCATGTGTATTGGTATTGAGGACAATGTCACCTTGGTCAGCAGTGCTCGTCCGGCATGGGTGAGCAGGCCCGATTTCCAGGTGGGGATCCTGGCCGCTACCTTGTCTACCAACGCCTGCTCCTCCGCACGCTTTAGTCGCGAGAGCGAGAGGGGGATGCCGAGGTACTTGCACGGGAAAGGGCTCACCACACACGGGAACACCTCTTGTACCTCGAGTATCATCTGCTCCGAGCAGCGGATTGGGGAAGCCACACACTTATCGACATTAGTGACGAGACCCGACGCTCCGGCGAACAGGTCAAGGATCTGCAGCAGGCACTGCAGGTCGCCAGGAATGGGAGCGACCAAGACGACGAGGTCGCCAGGTTGCTGGTATATATCAACTTCTATCCTGCCTTTCAGACTTTCGGTTTCAGGCTTCATGGTATTATAGTAGGCTATTAAGGACTGTTTGTTTGGAGACCTCCCAGGCAGCTCTCAGCCCAGAGAGCAATCAGGTCTCCAAAATTAGCCTGGGCTCAAACCAAACAGGCCTCTATGAGTCCGGCCTGTTGGcttcagctgctgctgctgtttaCAGAGTTTTggttttgcatttttcttttgttCTCCAAACAAATATTCCCCCCAGAAAAACATATATATCTAGGATCTGTCTATTTGGAACTTGGGTGATTTGACCTATTTGAACACTCAAGCAATTTCAAAGCTCAAATCACACAAATGAGACAAAAAGCAAAATTTGTGTGATGGAAGCCCGATGCTCACACGAGTAATCCTCCAGTACAAAACAGACAAATAACCAAATAGAAAAATTCGAGTGAAACATAGCAGAATTTCACGTGGATTACCAGAGAACACCATCCACACCTTCACGCAATCACCACTAC
This sequence is a window from Miscanthus floridulus cultivar M001 chromosome 10, ASM1932011v1, whole genome shotgun sequence. Protein-coding genes within it:
- the LOC136484818 gene encoding protein NODULATION SIGNALING PATHWAY 2-like codes for the protein METISYPCSPLLFFPTHEESSYSLWSPQLTLHENAAIPADPSPDVREDCEFFDTIAIDSSDSHDQHAFDVDVSTHCDERFLCQESANLAAIQDELMEENSLSDLLLTGADAVEAGDSSLALAVLSKLHGLLAGTCENAATNSFGRLAYHFAQGLQSRISGACSPCYPPDPLQSGIMSAHQMIQELSPYVKFAHFTANQAILDATISDTDIHVIDFNLGEGIQWPSLMSDLARLGGKSLHLTAIITDAVYRDDTHQTAAWRLSEFAESLNLPFQYNSLCVRHEEDLDDFSRNCGGSVVVSCDTTNLCYRSSSKLQMLLLGCVRKLQPKSVVVIEEELVRIGKEAYLSQASFVDFFFEALHHFTTVFESLSSCFSSSSNNRACLRLVEKDMVGPKIQDFVEHYGSVTPEAAGAPKALEGFTSCELSACNIAQARMLVGLFNRSFGVAHEKGRLQLCWKSRPLISVSVWTPV